A portion of the Clupea harengus chromosome 18, Ch_v2.0.2, whole genome shotgun sequence genome contains these proteins:
- the LOC105908836 gene encoding uncharacterized protein LOC105908836, with protein MSSPSPITHVFSLSLEDRNEDSLPTPSVTVSSRDVSSSLPPNHSIAQDSEMSSLEQSDISPNTMGIPSQEFVSSPGDTQADSSTVVLLLQKPEPGEMSNEPRLRSPSISSSSSVSDSVKTPEDFDPAHVPAQLDLPVTVQSSSMISDPESEKLAALGARVTSAEPGVEIQFDNPDVPEPSPESPSVEFRTVGDSAAVQLLSGVPSPDQQSGVSHGSKSWTELAVSILRQAESFFSTQETAEHNPNNSVQPPDQIQNPLSPYPQELSAEESASTPELPESSSSSQEIAENNLNISDQTPDRMHSSPRPCPQELPAEESASTLQLSELSSSTEITTESTLNVSEQLTVFELRVAELELRVAEQSIMADNIMDGSDTPPPLSVLPSASIQPPTHLELPSTSSMKHTAMHYGVAYPEYHSTSMHLSSATGATLHPQLGNIYPTPALQYRPGYCQVAPQFGATYLAPHPQYIASFIPQYPQLSVNHPPQEALVHANYPPPDPQASISGWPPKPPNLDPDGPAQRQNTPMVDMETGPCQGFSLGLYKKYKLWQQYRPRACMYFSSSHDSDALACFFVPVLRSLCLINPYTPLEKAEAMAVTEWNRLSNFDRMDYYNMVQKFVEFEQWEHNFRAGKVTEAEQQRMNCRGVQNDIYGQ; from the exons ATGAGCTCCCCATCACCAATTACCCATGTATTCTCTCTGTCCTTGGAGGATAGAAATGAAGATTCCCTACCTACACCATCTGTCACAGTATCTTCGCGGGACGtttcctcttcccttcctcctAACCATTCAATCGCCCAAGACAGTGAGATGTCATCTTTGGAGCAGAGTGATATCTCACCAAACACCATGGGTATTCCAAGTCAGGAATTTGTTTCATCACCTGGGGACACACAAGCAGATTCTAGCACAGTAGTCCTGTTGTTACAAAAGCCAGAACCAGGCGAGATGAGTAACGAACCTCGACTTCGCAGCCCAAGCATATCATCTTCAAGCTCCGTCTCTGACTCTGTGAAAACTCCAGAGGATTTTGACCCTGCACATGTACCAGCACAGCTGGATCTACCAGTCACAGTCCAGTCATCATCTATGATATCTGATCCTGAATCTGAAAAGCTGGCAGCTTTAGGCGCTCGTGTGACATCAGCAGAGCCAGGTGTGGAGATCCAGTTCGATAACCCAGATGTTCCAGAACCTTCTCCAGAATCACCCTCAGTGGAGTTTAGGACGGTGGGAGATTCGGCTGCAGTACAGCTACTGTCAGGAGTGCCATCACCTGACCAGCAGAGTGGAGTTTCACATGGATCTAAGTCATGGACAGAACTGGCAGTTTCCATACTCCGGCAGGCGGAATCCTTCTTTTCAACACAGGAAACTGCGGAGCATAATCCTAACAATTCTGTCCAGCCCCCTGATCAGATTCAGAATCCCCTTAGCCCCTACCCCCAAGAACTGTCAGCGGAGGAGTCAGCCTCCACACCTGAACTACCAGAATCCTCTTCCTCGTCACAGGAAATTGCTGAGAATAATCTAAACATATCTGACCAGACCCCTGATAGAATGCATAGTTCCCCAAGGCCTTGCCCTCAAGAATTGCCAGCAGAAGAATCAGCCTCCACACTTCAGCTGTCAGAGCTGTCCTCCTCAACAGAGATAACTACTGAGAGTACTTTAAATGTATCTGAACAGCTCACTGTGTTCGAGTTGAGAGTGGCTGAGCTCGAGTTGAGAGTGGCTGAACAGTCCATCATGGCAGACAACATCATGGACGGTTCTGACACACCTCCGCCCCTCTCTGTACTTCCATCGGCATCTATTCAGCCTCCAACCCATCTGGAACTTCCTTCCACATCATCCATGAAACACACAGCAATGCATTATGGGGTTGCATATCCAGAATACCACTCAACCAGCATGCACCTGTCATCTGCCACTGGTGCCACACTGCATCCACAGCTTGGAAATATTTACCCCACACCAGCCCTCCAGTACAGACCAGGCTACTGCCAGGTAGCTCCTCAGTTTGGTGCTACCTACTTAGCACCACACCCTCAATATATAGCCAGCTTCATCCCCCAGTACCCTCAATTGAGTGTGAACCACCCGCCACAAGAAGCGCTGGTACACGCTAATTACCCGCCACCAGATCCTCAGGCTAGTATTAGTGGTTGGCCACCGAAGCCACCCAATCTGGATCCAGACGGTCCAGCCCAGCGCCAGAACACCCCGATGGTCGACATGGAGACGGGCCCGTGTCAGGGCTTCTCTTTGGGCCTGTACAAGAAGTACAAGTTGTGGCAGCAATACAGGCCCAGGGCTTGCATGTATTTCTCTAGCAGCCATGACTCTGATGCGCTGGCCTGCTTCTTCGT ACCGGTGCTACGATCACTGTGTCTCATCAACCCCTACACCCCACTGGAGAAGGCTGAGGCCATGGCTGTGACCGAGTGGAACAGGCTGTCGAACTTTGATCGCATGGACTACTACAACATGGTCCAGAA GTTCGTGGAGTTTGAGCAGTGGGAACACAATTTCAGGGCAGGAAAGGTAACAGAGGCTGAGCAGCAACGAATGAATTGCAGAGGAGTTCAAAATGACATTTATGGTCAGTAA